One segment of Bradyrhizobium sp. CB2312 DNA contains the following:
- a CDS encoding DUF1127 domain-containing protein yields MPPQLTDSTCETEDDAARRGLDFSMVLSLLRRYWRVFQQQRWGQRVTLQDLSDRELMDVGLTRGEIDYLTPQRAIDTLRDRATDLWSRGGL; encoded by the coding sequence ATGCCACCTCAACTGACGGACAGCACATGCGAGACGGAGGACGATGCCGCGAGGCGCGGCCTCGACTTCTCCATGGTCTTAAGCTTGCTTAGGCGATACTGGCGTGTGTTTCAGCAGCAGCGCTGGGGTCAGCGAGTCACCTTGCAGGACCTGAGTGACAGGGAGCTGATGGATGTCGGCTTGACGCGCGGCGAGATCGACTACCTCACACCTCAGCGAGCGATCGATACGCTGAGGGATCGCGCAACGGATCTCTGGAGCCGTGGTGGGTTGTAG
- a CDS encoding class I SAM-dependent methyltransferase — translation MDKAEFDRVADAYEDQHRENIAVTGEGPEYFAEYKIRALREIVNRAGIEVKRICDFGSGIGNSIPYFRRYFPETTLTSSDVSERSLALGRQRYPEASNCVLIENDRIPVEADSFDVVFSACVFHHIPHGEHLTWLQELHRITRPGGLIAIFEHNPLNPLTVHAVNTCPFDENARLIYARDLAKRLQAVGWTSSRIQYNLFFPRVLAGLRPFENKLGWLPLGAQYVASARKL, via the coding sequence ATGGACAAGGCCGAATTCGATCGCGTCGCCGACGCCTATGAGGACCAGCACCGCGAGAACATCGCCGTTACCGGCGAGGGCCCGGAATATTTCGCGGAATACAAGATCCGGGCGCTCCGGGAGATCGTCAATCGCGCCGGCATCGAAGTGAAGCGGATTTGCGATTTTGGTTCCGGGATCGGCAATTCGATTCCGTATTTCCGGCGCTATTTTCCTGAAACGACGCTGACCTCGTCCGACGTTAGCGAACGCAGCCTCGCATTGGGCCGGCAGCGATACCCCGAAGCCAGCAACTGCGTGCTGATCGAGAACGACCGGATTCCGGTCGAGGCCGACAGCTTCGACGTGGTGTTTTCAGCCTGCGTGTTCCACCACATCCCGCACGGCGAGCATCTGACGTGGTTGCAGGAATTACATCGCATCACGCGGCCGGGCGGACTGATTGCCATCTTCGAGCATAATCCGCTGAACCCGCTGACGGTGCATGCGGTGAACACTTGTCCGTTCGACGAGAACGCCAGGCTGATTTACGCTCGCGATCTTGCGAAGCGGCTGCAAGCCGTCGGCTGGACTTCATCGCGCATCCAGTACAATCTTTTTTTCCCTCGCGTCCTCGCTGGGTTGCGGCCGTTTGAGAACAAGCTCGGCTGGTTGCCCTTGGGGGCGCAATACGTCGCCAGCGCACGCAAGCTTTGA
- a CDS encoding glycosyltransferase family 2 protein translates to MFLSIVVPCYNEEEGLREFYRQMVSAARALCGAKFELILVDDGSTDSTWKIINELLAEDRNVVAVQLARNHGHQLALTAGLSTVRGDLVLVIDADLQDPPELLTPMYEMMVREGADVVYGMRRSRAGETRFKKKSAEAFYRLLAKVTRVHIPVDTGDFRLMSRRISDQLVQMPEHDRFIRGMVAWLGYKQVAYEYDRHPRFAGTTKYPLMKMIGFAADALISFSMVPLRIATYVGALLTTLLTFVGIVAVIGWVFSGTVPGWTSLTLLVVMISSVQLLVLGLMGEYIGRIYIQSKNRPLFLISHIHRRGRLPHGAETATHLERAPFRTLLAQSGPDARGQLHDRVP, encoded by the coding sequence ATGTTTTTGTCGATCGTTGTGCCCTGCTACAACGAGGAAGAGGGTTTGCGCGAATTCTATCGCCAGATGGTTTCGGCGGCGCGCGCTCTGTGCGGCGCAAAGTTCGAACTGATTCTGGTCGATGACGGATCGACCGACAGCACCTGGAAGATCATCAACGAACTTCTGGCGGAGGACCGCAACGTCGTCGCGGTCCAGCTCGCACGCAATCACGGCCATCAACTGGCGCTCACGGCCGGACTTTCGACGGTGCGCGGCGATCTCGTGCTTGTCATCGATGCAGACCTGCAGGACCCGCCGGAACTACTGACGCCGATGTACGAGATGATGGTGCGCGAGGGGGCCGACGTCGTCTATGGCATGCGACGCAGTCGCGCCGGCGAAACCCGCTTCAAGAAAAAATCGGCGGAAGCGTTCTACCGCCTGCTCGCCAAAGTTACGCGCGTCCATATTCCCGTCGACACCGGCGATTTTCGCCTGATGAGCCGGCGAATCTCCGACCAGCTCGTGCAGATGCCGGAGCATGACCGCTTCATCCGCGGCATGGTGGCATGGCTCGGCTACAAGCAGGTCGCCTATGAATACGACCGCCATCCACGATTTGCCGGTACGACCAAATATCCGCTGATGAAGATGATCGGTTTTGCTGCCGACGCGCTGATCAGTTTTTCGATGGTGCCGTTGCGGATCGCGACCTATGTCGGCGCGCTGTTGACGACCCTGCTGACCTTTGTCGGCATCGTGGCGGTGATAGGCTGGGTGTTCTCCGGCACGGTGCCCGGCTGGACCAGCTTGACGCTCCTGGTCGTCATGATTTCCTCTGTTCAGCTCCTCGTGCTCGGCCTGATGGGCGAATATATCGGCCGCATCTATATTCAGTCGAAGAACCGCCCACTGTTCCTGATCTCACATATCCACCGCCGCGGCCGGTTGCCGCACGGTGCGGAAACGGCAACCCATCTGGAGCGGGCGCCGTTCAGGACATTGCTCGCGCAATCCGGACCGGACGCGCGCGGCCAGCTTCACGACCGGGTACCCTGA
- a CDS encoding xanthine dehydrogenase family protein molybdopterin-binding subunit, with protein sequence MAAPIKFGVGQSVLRKEDDALIRGKGRYTDDYAPQAALRCLMLRSPHAHAKYTIDVSRARTLPGVALILTADDVKDLGNLPCLFNLETDPFTGPPYPILAKDEVRHVGDSIAFVVAETIDQARDAIEAIDVKWSPLSAVTGVVNAVKKGAPQVWPDKSGNVLFDVSIGDKAVTEAAFAKAHAVAEISIVNPRVVASFMETRAAVCEYDSKRDHLTLTVGSQGSHRLRDILCQNVLNIPTDKMRVICPDVGGGFGTKLFPYREYALMAVAARKLKKAVKWAADRSEHFMGDAQGRDNVTTAKMALAEDGKFLAMDCDLMGDMGAYLSTFGPYIPHGGAGMLPGLYDIQAFHCRVRTIFTHSVPVDAYRGAGRPEAAYVIERLVDACARKLDMTPDAIRRKNFIPPKALPYKTATGKVYDSGDFAAHLKRAMEIADWKEFPKRAKAAKKGGLIRGIGLASYVEICGVMGEETANVRLDPNGDVTVLIGTQSSGQGHQTAYAQIVAEQFGVAPERVHVRQGDTDEIATGLGTGGSASIPSGGVSVERATRELGSRLKEIAAQALEASAGDLEISEGVVRIAGTDRSISFADLAKRPGVDPSKLNGSATFASADGTYPNGTHVAEVEIDPATGIIKIVNYVIVDDFGKTLNPLLLAGQVHGGAMQGIGQALMEQVVYGAGDGQLITATFMDYALPRAADGPAFVFETNNVPCKTNPMGVKGAGEAGAIGSCPAVVNAIVDALWREYKIDHIDMPATPERVWIAISEHHRRHSL encoded by the coding sequence ATGGCGGCTCCCATCAAGTTCGGCGTTGGCCAAAGCGTGCTGCGCAAGGAGGATGACGCGCTCATCCGCGGCAAGGGCCGCTATACCGACGATTACGCGCCGCAAGCCGCGCTGCGCTGCCTGATGCTGCGCTCGCCGCATGCCCATGCCAAATACACCATCGATGTCAGCCGCGCCCGTACGCTGCCGGGCGTCGCGCTGATCCTGACCGCCGATGACGTCAAGGATCTCGGCAATCTGCCGTGCCTGTTCAATCTCGAGACCGATCCCTTCACCGGCCCGCCTTACCCGATCCTCGCCAAGGACGAGGTGCGCCATGTCGGCGATTCCATCGCCTTCGTGGTCGCCGAGACCATCGACCAGGCGCGCGACGCGATCGAGGCCATCGACGTCAAATGGTCGCCGCTGTCGGCGGTGACCGGCGTCGTCAATGCCGTCAAGAAGGGCGCGCCGCAGGTCTGGCCGGACAAATCAGGCAACGTGCTGTTCGACGTCTCGATCGGCGACAAGGCCGTGACCGAGGCCGCGTTTGCCAAGGCGCATGCGGTGGCCGAGATCTCCATCGTGAACCCGCGCGTGGTCGCAAGCTTCATGGAGACGCGCGCGGCGGTGTGCGAATACGATTCCAAGCGCGACCACCTGACGCTAACGGTCGGCAGCCAGGGCAGCCATCGCCTGCGCGACATCCTCTGCCAGAACGTGCTCAACATCCCCACCGACAAGATGCGGGTGATCTGCCCCGACGTCGGCGGCGGCTTCGGCACAAAGCTGTTTCCATACCGGGAATATGCCCTGATGGCGGTCGCTGCGCGCAAGCTGAAGAAGGCGGTGAAATGGGCGGCCGACCGCTCCGAGCATTTCATGGGCGATGCGCAGGGCCGCGACAACGTCACCACCGCAAAAATGGCGCTGGCCGAGGACGGCAAATTCCTCGCCATGGATTGCGACCTGATGGGCGACATGGGCGCGTATCTCTCCACCTTCGGGCCCTACATCCCGCATGGCGGCGCCGGCATGCTGCCGGGCCTTTACGACATCCAGGCCTTCCACTGCCGGGTGCGCACCATCTTCACCCACAGCGTGCCGGTTGACGCCTATCGCGGCGCGGGCCGGCCCGAGGCGGCCTATGTGATCGAGCGCCTCGTCGACGCTTGCGCGCGAAAACTCGACATGACGCCGGACGCCATCCGCCGCAAGAATTTCATCCCGCCGAAGGCGCTGCCCTACAAGACGGCCACTGGCAAGGTCTACGATTCCGGCGACTTCGCCGCGCATCTCAAGCGCGCGATGGAGATCGCCGACTGGAAGGAATTTCCAAAGCGCGCCAAGGCGGCCAAGAAGGGCGGCCTGATCCGCGGCATCGGGCTTGCGAGCTATGTCGAGATCTGCGGCGTGATGGGTGAGGAGACGGCCAATGTCCGCCTCGATCCCAATGGAGACGTCACCGTCCTGATCGGCACGCAGTCGAGCGGGCAGGGCCACCAGACCGCCTATGCGCAGATCGTCGCCGAGCAGTTCGGCGTCGCGCCAGAGCGGGTCCACGTCCGTCAAGGCGATACCGACGAGATCGCGACCGGCCTCGGCACCGGCGGCTCGGCATCGATCCCGTCAGGCGGCGTCAGCGTCGAGCGTGCCACGCGCGAGCTCGGCTCGAGGCTGAAGGAGATCGCGGCGCAGGCGCTGGAGGCGAGCGCCGGAGACCTCGAGATTTCGGAAGGCGTGGTGCGCATCGCCGGCACCGACCGCTCGATCTCCTTCGCCGACCTTGCCAAGCGGCCCGGCGTCGATCCGTCGAAGCTCAACGGCAGCGCGACGTTTGCCAGCGCGGACGGTACCTATCCGAACGGCACCCATGTTGCGGAGGTCGAGATCGATCCGGCGACCGGCATCATCAAGATCGTCAACTACGTGATTGTCGACGATTTTGGCAAGACGCTCAATCCGCTGCTGCTGGCGGGGCAGGTGCATGGCGGCGCCATGCAGGGCATCGGCCAGGCCTTGATGGAGCAGGTGGTCTATGGCGCGGGCGATGGCCAGCTCATCACCGCGACCTTCATGGACTACGCGCTGCCGCGCGCGGCGGATGGTCCGGCCTTCGTGTTCGAGACCAACAACGTCCCCTGCAAGACCAATCCGATGGGGGTGAAGGGTGCGGGCGAGGCCGGCGCGATCGGCTCCTGTCCGGCCGTGGTCAACGCCATCGTCGATGCGCTATGGCGCGAATACAAGATCGACCACATCGACATGCCGGCGACCCCGGAGCGGGTGTGGATCGCCATCAGCGAGCACCACCGCCGTCACAGCCTTTGA
- a CDS encoding cytochrome c has translation MKRVLVVAGALLLGMGAVWAEQETVKEVQTLMKGNGKNAGAVAAMVKGEKPYDQATVDAALAQFADTAKKLPNLFPASAKGVKLDGDYSASPKVWEDKAGFDAKAASFAKVVSEAKGKIKDLDSLKANFPAVGKECGGCHETFRVKNG, from the coding sequence ATGAAGCGAGTGTTGGTTGTTGCGGGCGCGCTGCTGCTCGGCATGGGCGCCGTCTGGGCGGAGCAGGAGACCGTCAAGGAGGTCCAGACGCTCATGAAGGGCAATGGCAAGAATGCCGGCGCGGTTGCGGCGATGGTCAAGGGCGAGAAGCCCTACGATCAGGCCACGGTCGACGCGGCGCTGGCGCAGTTCGCGGACACCGCCAAGAAGCTGCCGAACCTGTTTCCGGCCAGCGCCAAGGGCGTGAAGCTCGACGGCGATTACTCGGCCTCGCCGAAGGTGTGGGAGGACAAGGCCGGCTTCGACGCCAAGGCCGCAAGCTTCGCCAAGGTCGTCAGCGAGGCCAAGGGCAAGATCAAGGATTTGGATTCTCTGAAGGCGAATTTCCCCGCGGTCGGCAAGGAATGCGGCGGCTGCCACGAGACGTTCCGCGTGAAGAACGGCTGA
- a CDS encoding substrate-binding domain-containing protein — MPRHVVCLFAVLIAVLFAPEVRAADLKVMISAGFFNVYKELVPAFEASTGHKLVTTRGPSIGDSPEAIPTRLARGEDADVVIMDGVGVDLLDKRELTRSGSRIQLAQSFIGMVVRAGQPKPDISTMDALRKTLLAAKSIAYSDSSSGTYLSTVGFRKLGVADEIAGKTRKVPGPPSGEPVAAVVARGEAEIGFQQVAELMHVPGVDLAGTVPSEIQPPTYYVGALPKNSQHREAAIALLNFLSSADAAAAITKAGLKPLPAH, encoded by the coding sequence GTGCCGCGCCATGTCGTATGCCTGTTTGCCGTTCTGATCGCTGTCCTGTTCGCGCCCGAGGTGAGAGCGGCCGATCTCAAGGTGATGATCTCGGCCGGCTTCTTCAACGTGTACAAGGAGCTCGTGCCCGCGTTCGAGGCATCGACGGGACACAAGCTCGTCACCACGCGCGGACCTTCGATCGGCGATTCGCCGGAGGCGATCCCGACGCGCCTGGCGCGCGGTGAGGATGCCGATGTCGTGATCATGGACGGCGTCGGGGTCGATCTCCTCGACAAGCGCGAGCTGACGCGCTCCGGCAGCCGCATTCAGCTCGCGCAATCGTTCATCGGCATGGTGGTTCGCGCGGGTCAGCCCAAGCCCGACATCAGCACGATGGACGCGCTGCGCAAAACACTGCTTGCGGCCAAATCCATCGCCTATTCGGATAGTTCGAGCGGCACCTATCTGTCGACGGTCGGCTTCAGAAAGCTCGGCGTTGCCGACGAGATCGCCGGCAAGACGCGCAAGGTACCCGGTCCGCCCTCGGGCGAGCCGGTGGCGGCCGTCGTTGCCCGCGGCGAGGCGGAGATCGGATTCCAGCAGGTCGCCGAACTCATGCATGTTCCGGGCGTCGATCTCGCGGGCACGGTGCCATCAGAGATCCAACCGCCGACTTACTACGTCGGCGCGTTGCCGAAGAATTCGCAGCATCGCGAGGCCGCAATCGCCCTGCTGAATTTTTTGTCTTCAGCGGACGCAGCAGCGGCCATCACCAAGGCCGGGTTGAAGCCGCTGCCGGCGCACTGA
- a CDS encoding cystathionine gamma-synthase family protein — translation MAKPFPSKTHIGNHMLHPETLMLTYGYDPQLSEGAIKPPVFLTSTFVFRTAEDGQDFFDFVSGRREPPEGMGAGLVYSRFNHPNSEIVEDKLAVYERTESCALFSSGMAAIATTILAFVRPGDVILHSQPLYGGTETLLTNTLARLSIGAVGFADGVDEAAVSQASGEAMGKGRVTMILIETPANPTNGLVDIAMIRRVAEAIGKAQGHTPVIACDNTLLGPVFQRPIEHGADISLYSLTKYVGGHSDLIAGAALGSKATMKGIKALRGAIGTQLDPHSCWMINRSLETLSLRMEKADANARLVADFLRDHAKVAKVHYLGHHEEASPAGRVFAKQCLGAGSTFSFDIVGGKDAAVKFLNALQIFKLAVSLGGTESLASLPATMTHSGVPADIRQKIGVLDCTIRLSIGIENPSDLIADLGQALNAA, via the coding sequence ATGGCAAAACCGTTCCCGTCGAAGACCCACATCGGCAACCATATGCTGCATCCGGAAACGCTGATGCTGACCTATGGCTATGATCCGCAGCTCTCCGAAGGCGCCATCAAGCCGCCGGTGTTCCTGACCTCGACCTTCGTGTTCAGGACGGCCGAGGACGGGCAGGACTTCTTCGATTTCGTCTCCGGCCGGCGCGAGCCGCCGGAGGGGATGGGCGCGGGCCTCGTCTATTCGCGCTTCAACCATCCCAACAGTGAGATCGTCGAGGACAAGCTCGCGGTCTACGAGCGCACCGAGAGCTGCGCGCTGTTCTCGTCCGGCATGGCGGCGATCGCAACCACGATCCTCGCTTTCGTCCGGCCGGGCGACGTCATCCTGCACTCCCAGCCGCTCTATGGCGGGACCGAAACGCTGCTGACGAACACGCTTGCACGGCTGTCGATCGGCGCCGTCGGCTTCGCCGACGGTGTCGACGAAGCGGCTGTCAGCCAGGCCTCCGGGGAAGCCATGGGCAAGGGCCGCGTCACGATGATCCTGATCGAGACGCCGGCCAACCCGACCAACGGTCTCGTCGACATCGCGATGATCCGGCGCGTCGCCGAGGCGATCGGAAAGGCGCAAGGGCACACGCCTGTCATCGCCTGCGACAACACGCTGCTCGGGCCGGTGTTTCAGCGGCCGATCGAGCATGGCGCGGATATTTCGCTGTACTCGCTGACCAAATATGTCGGCGGTCATTCCGACCTGATCGCGGGCGCCGCGCTCGGCAGCAAGGCGACCATGAAGGGCATCAAGGCGCTGCGCGGCGCCATCGGCACCCAGCTCGACCCGCATTCCTGCTGGATGATCAACCGCTCGCTGGAGACGCTGAGCCTCCGCATGGAGAAAGCCGATGCGAATGCCCGCCTCGTCGCGGACTTCTTGCGCGACCATGCCAAGGTGGCGAAGGTGCATTACCTCGGTCATCACGAGGAGGCCTCGCCCGCGGGGCGCGTGTTCGCAAAGCAGTGCCTGGGGGCCGGATCGACGTTCTCGTTCGACATCGTCGGCGGCAAGGACGCGGCGGTGAAATTCCTCAACGCGCTACAGATCTTCAAGCTCGCGGTGAGTCTCGGCGGAACGGAGTCGCTCGCCAGCCTGCCGGCGACGATGACTCATTCCGGCGTTCCCGCCGACATCCGGCAGAAAATCGGTGTGCTCGATTGCACGATCCGGCTGTCGATCGGCATCGAGAATCCCTCGGACCTGATCGCCGATCTCGGCCAGGCGCTGAACGCCGCCTGA
- a CDS encoding CHRD domain-containing protein, translating to MNKTVIAVFALGTLAFTGSASAEKLKATLDGKAEVPATTSSGTGTADLDYDAASKKLSWKVTYSGLSGPATAAHFHGPAEAGKNAGVMVPIPGAANSPVEGSATLTDAQAADLLAGKLYVNIHTAANPGGEIRGQVTK from the coding sequence ATGAACAAGACCGTGATCGCCGTGTTCGCACTCGGCACTTTGGCTTTTACAGGCTCGGCCAGCGCCGAAAAGCTGAAAGCAACGCTCGACGGCAAGGCCGAGGTGCCGGCGACGACCAGCAGCGGCACGGGGACGGCCGATCTGGACTATGACGCCGCCAGCAAGAAGCTGTCCTGGAAGGTCACCTATTCCGGCCTGTCCGGCCCCGCCACCGCCGCGCATTTCCACGGCCCGGCCGAGGCCGGCAAGAACGCCGGCGTCATGGTCCCGATCCCCGGCGCCGCCAACAGCCCGGTCGAGGGCTCGGCGACGCTGACCGACGCGCAGGCCGCCGATCTCCTCGCCGGCAAGCTCTACGTCAACATCCACACCGCGGCCAATCCGGGCGGCGAGATCCGGGGACAGGTGACGAAGTAA
- a CDS encoding cytochrome c: MLQRTMIAALLAAIAAGGVYWWLSAPVIAAASAAPAHVPNLANGEVMFNAGGCASCHAVPGQDDRLKLGGGVAIKSPFGTFYAPNISPDPGDGIGKWGEADFVNAVMHGVSPSGQHYFPAFPYTSYQHARREDVLDLFAYLKTLQPVAGKVRDHDVRFPFDIRRNIGIWKFLFMDGKPFVADGSKSPQWNRGAYLVNSFGHCAECHSPRNALGGIISGERFAGGPNPEGEGWVPNITQKRLGEWSAKDIAYFLKTGELPDGDSVGGAMTRVIKNTSQLPDEDIAAMAEYIKSLPPVDGPTPPKRKAAS; encoded by the coding sequence ATGTTGCAACGAACAATGATCGCGGCGCTGCTCGCAGCAATCGCAGCCGGTGGTGTCTATTGGTGGCTCAGCGCGCCGGTGATAGCCGCCGCGAGCGCCGCGCCGGCCCATGTCCCGAACCTTGCCAATGGCGAGGTGATGTTCAACGCCGGGGGCTGCGCGTCCTGCCATGCCGTTCCCGGCCAGGACGATCGTCTCAAGCTCGGCGGCGGTGTCGCGATCAAGTCGCCGTTCGGAACGTTCTACGCGCCGAACATCTCGCCCGATCCGGGCGATGGCATCGGCAAATGGGGAGAGGCCGATTTCGTCAACGCGGTGATGCACGGGGTCTCACCCAGCGGTCAGCATTACTTTCCGGCGTTTCCCTACACCTCCTATCAGCACGCCAGGCGCGAGGACGTGCTCGACCTCTTCGCCTATCTGAAAACGCTGCAGCCAGTTGCAGGCAAGGTGCGCGACCATGACGTGCGCTTTCCCTTCGACATCCGCCGCAACATCGGCATCTGGAAATTCCTGTTCATGGACGGCAAGCCGTTCGTCGCGGACGGCAGCAAATCACCGCAGTGGAATCGCGGCGCCTATCTCGTCAACAGCTTTGGCCATTGCGCCGAGTGCCACAGCCCGCGCAACGCGCTCGGCGGCATCATTTCCGGCGAGCGCTTTGCCGGCGGCCCCAATCCGGAAGGCGAGGGCTGGGTGCCCAACATCACGCAGAAGCGCCTCGGCGAATGGAGCGCCAAGGACATCGCCTATTTCCTCAAGACCGGCGAATTGCCCGACGGCGACAGCGTCGGCGGCGCGATGACGCGCGTGATCAAGAACACCTCGCAATTGCCGGACGAGGATATCGCGGCGATGGCCGAGTACATCAAGTCGCTGCCGCCGGTGGACGGCCCGACGCCGCCCAAGCGCAAGGCAGCAAGCTAG
- a CDS encoding Lrp/AsnC family transcriptional regulator: MVPFFVQIKCKLGQSYTVANALAEAEIASEIYSTAGHYDLLVKFYVDKDTDIGHFINEKVQVLPGIQDTLTIITFKAFGAG; the protein is encoded by the coding sequence ATGGTTCCTTTCTTCGTCCAGATCAAATGCAAGCTCGGCCAGTCCTATACGGTCGCCAATGCGCTTGCCGAAGCCGAGATCGCCTCCGAGATCTACTCCACCGCCGGCCATTACGATTTGCTGGTGAAGTTCTACGTCGACAAGGACACCGACATCGGCCACTTCATCAACGAGAAGGTGCAGGTGCTGCCGGGTATCCAGGACACCCTCACCATCATCACCTTCAAGGCGTTCGGCGCCGGCTAG